A single window of Cottoperca gobio chromosome 9, fCotGob3.1, whole genome shotgun sequence DNA harbors:
- the LOC115013715 gene encoding C-C motif chemokine 19-like, which yields MASRIAVLLLLGVVCVGFATAQMLLDCCLNVSNKPVPLQILQSYNIQEAGDGCKIGATTFLTKVGRTLCVSHPLDKAWVRKYIKHLDERKTRHD from the exons ATGGCCTCTCGCATTGCAGTTCTCCTCTTGCTGGGTGTCGTCTGCGTTGGCTTTGCAACAG CTCAGATGCTGCTGGACTGCTGTCTTAATGTCTCTAACAAGCCCGTGCCGCTCCAAATCCTTCAAAGCTACAACATTCAAGAAGCTGGAGATGGTTGCAAAATCGGCGCCACTAC GTTCCTTACAAAGGTTGGAAGAACACTTTGCGTCTCCCACCCCCTCGATAAAGCATGGGTGAGAAAATACATCAAACATCTggatgagaggaaaacaagacATGACTAA